The nucleotide window tttttatatgtgctttttaataattttataatttatatttaaattaatattcattctctttggtttcttattttttgtatttagccttttttaaaaataataattgttttttaattattttgtatgtgtttaatttttgaagagattattttaattcatctattatttttatatataattgaaatttatttttaaaaataaaaaatttatttttggatagtaTTTCTAATAAGTGCAaccttgcaaaatatttttttttcttttgattttattcaattaattttatatgtgtgtctatttctatcatcatttgattaaaaaaataatattaataaacagaGTTATTGAACATAATCGGGTATATGACTTGTGTtgcgatattaaatatcttaatctatattTGCCTCTTGACTTTTCCagatatatatttggttatcGTTAATGACTTGTTTTTCATATATTGACATAGATGATTCTAGATTTGTTTAATTACATgtgtgcataattttttttatttaaacttaatattttttatgtaaaaaaacatgttgaaaaagttttcatatttaattttttttgttgaaatatttttttgacctaAGACGAAGCGCTATTTAAATAACAAGTAGGAgtagtattaataataataataataatatataaaaaggagCTTTTGGAAAACTATAATTGTAACATTGgggaatttttaaaatatgtggGTAAAAGTGAAACATTGATGATGTATAAGGGTAAAATGTAGTTAatccaaattattattttacctcaagtttcttatattgttattaaaatttaatctacTGGATCAATCAAGTAACGTCAATGTAATTCCTAACTTGggttactttaaaaaacacataaaataaaaattaatttaatcaatttaatagattaattcATAACTTGTGATCCGATTCCTGAACCGGCTCATGGACTCCTAGATCGGTCAGATGTGATAACTTCAGTGTCCTAACAAGGGTGACATGTATTTTACATATGACTGATGTCACCTTAGAATAATGACAGGAGGGGAATGCAGCCAATCAACATTTCTAAAATTTGCATGCTGGTGGGTGACCACATGGGTTTTTGGCATTTAGCTATTGGTTGAACATGAAGTCATTATTGGAAGCTTTGTTAGCTATCAACTCTTGAAAGGTCAATTTCCTACCCTCTGTGTCACTTGCAAAAGTACCCTCTTTCCTATCCCCTGAGCTCTTACAAATTGGGTCCTGAACAGTGGGAATCCTGAGGACAGACATCAAActtgaaatattgtttttttgtctcttaAAATGGGGATAGCAGAACAATGATACATGATTGTGCTGGAAGACCTGCTTCTTCACTCCATCGGACATGTAATAATGCCATCTCTTTAGTTCATAGCCCGGGATAGGTGGCATCAAGAGGTATTTATTGCCTGCTCTCCACTTTGGAAGTGGTCCTTGTCAGGCTACTTGAGGGTTGTAATGTTTTGTTGCCACCATGACAGAGCAAAAGGAAATGGAAACCTGCCAATCATAGAATACAAGTCTCTATTCTGTTCACTGTTGAACCTCACCACTGGCCGTTTCCACAAAATTTGGAGTACAAGCGAAGCTAAGAATCTGGCCACCCGCTGTTGCATGATTACAGAGGAAATGTTGATGCATTGTGTTTctaatttattcattttgatTGATGATAACACAGAACTTTGTAAATTGAAGGGGAGTTATAGTTGATGACAgaccatgaagaatcaaaatcaGAAGCTGAGGAAATGAAGATCAGTAAGTAGCTGCAGTCGGTATCCTGATCAAGACATCATTATTATATGATTTCCAGATGCTTACATTCAAAAGACACTcagaaaatataatatgaaaccTGGAAAACCTCATGGTATGAAAATCCAACTTTTATACACACGGGCAAGGACCATCAATCAGAACATTTTACTCACTATGTAGTGAACAAACTGAAGATTAACTCATCAGAAAGACATCACTCATCGTTCACGAAATCTAGGCTAAAACCGTCTCTAAGCACACAGGGAcaatatgataattattattttacacaCATGAGCTATTAGACTATCATGTGAGCACAACACTTTCTGCATCTCCAATCCCATTCATTTCCAATTCCTCTCTTTCAACAGACAAGAGAGGACCTTAGGGACGGAGCAGTTGGAAGATGGGTGCAGGATGCCCAGCGGATGACTGATTCAGTCACCATGAGATCAAGTTGCTCGCACTCACCGAGACCAATAGTCCGGTTCCTCTTACCGTGTATTCCCAATGCCCTGGACCCAATTTCTGCTCCTGCTCTCTTAACTTCAACTGTTCTGTTTTCCATTTCTCTAGCTTCACATCTACAGCATAGAGAAGGCTCAGGCAACAGAAGCATCTTCCCCAAGCTTATCTCTGAAAGTTGATTACCTCCACAAACTGAATCTATCCGAGAAATGTTACTAGATAATTCTAATGTGGAACTCCCTAGCTCAATTACAGGACCAGCACTGGAGAACGCAAAGCTCGGCATTGAGGATACAGGGGGCATGAATTCCAAGGCATTTGAATCATCACCATTGTTAAAAGAAAATCCTCCATGTGCAAATATAGGTGTTGATGGCTCCGCTAGGAAAGAAGAGAATGACGATCTGCATTTAAAAGTAGAAGACTGAACATCATGAAAGATGGGTGATCCAGTGCCAAAACTGACATCCTGATCCCTGGCCATCAATGTGGAGAATGAGCCACCACCTAAACCCCATTCTGGACAACTTTGCTTTTCACGTTGACTAGGTTCTTCAGGATATGGTCCATCATACTTCATCCAGGAATTATCTACAGAAAGAAAGACTTAAAGACTAAATACTTGAAGAAagcatcacataaaaaaaaagaaaaaaggagagcAGTCTTTTGTAGCAGGAAAGATCAGACACAACCATGCTGATCAGCTAATGAGAAAGTGAAAGGGGGCGTTTCTTGACCATATGGCCCCTACCAATAACAGTCAACTGGACAGCTTATATGTTGTGATTCATATTAAGCCAGCTAAAGCAAAACCCATCCACATTCATATGATGACTtgtaatttttctaaaacaactcaaaatataaACAGTGGAATGACATAGTTCATAAACAGCAAAAATTATCCATCAGAGGAGAAAACGAGAAAGGACATACATTCAAAAATTCATAGGACCATCTAACAAATGATCTGTAGAATACAGAATACACTCGGTTGTAAATGACCTGTCAGCTTAAAAGAATTAGGGAGTGGAGCCTGCCTTGGTTTTCGAAATCTCAGCCAAATTCCATTCTCTTGTGATCAAGATTTCTATACATAATTAAGTAGTATGTACAATGAATAAGACTTTAGATTCTTCTAACTGGAAGTGATAGTTTTCAAGAAATTCATGTAGTTCTAGAAACgaacaaataatttataaccaTCTACAGGAATCATCTACAATCCCAACACCTAATCAGATCATAGAACAGGTTGATTGTATGAAACTATAAAAGAAACTTAAGGAACACATATCCACAAAGTAAAATTTGAAACTGAACCCACCTAAAACATGCTGAGCAGTAAACCTTTGTGAGGGATCTGTGCAAAGCATACCCCTGACCAACTCCTTCGCAGATTGAGTTATGTGATCCCAAGGATTTGAAGGAAACCTCAAATCAGCTGCCCTCACAGCATCAAATATCCTTGACTTGGTCTTACCCCAAAATGGTGGCATCCCACTAAGAAGAATATAGAGAATCACCCCTGCACTCCAAACATCAGCAGCCTGGTTATAGCCTCCTGCCAATACCTCAGGAGCTATATAAAATGGGCTCCCGACAGTCCCACGCAAACTCTGACCTGTTTGAGCAGatccaaatatttattattctgTTAGAAAACTCAAGCTTTCCAAGAGAAAATAGCCAATATGACAAATTAAATGgtgaacaaaagaaaaaatatatgaaatgagAAAATATACCAGGCTTGACATAGGTTGCAAGGCCAAAATCTGCCAATTTTATCGGTGATGATGAGGATTTTGAAGCTAAAAGGATATTCTCTGGCTTCAAATCCCTGTGAACCACTCCATTTTCATGACAATATTGAACCACTTGCATAAGATGCTTGAAGAGATCCCTAGCCTCAGCCTCAGAGAAACGGCCATGTTTTTCTAACTGTTGAAAAAGCTCCCCTCCAGCACAAAGTTCCATTACCAAGTGAACATAATTTTCATCCTCATAAACTGCCTTGAGATCCACAACATTATCATGTCCTGATAACCTGGTCATTATTTCAATCTCCAGCTTGACACTCCTTGCATCATCAGATGTCACCAGCCTATCCTTAGAAATCGATTTGCATGCCAGTACCTCTCCAGTCAACTTATCAGTGCACACTCTAATAACACCAAACTGACCCCAACCTAATTGTTCTCCAAGAACATACCTATCTTTCAGATTAGAGGTCTGGTCTGTGTCCAAAATGCTTTCAATCAAGCTTGAAACTCTATAACAATTGCAGGGTTGCTTCAAGGGTTCATGGCTGCTGTTGCTCTTTCCAACAGCCATACCAAGTTCTATCTCCCCCACCTGCCCCCAAAATACCAGTCAGAATCCCAGCATACAATTCAATTAACTTCAAAACCACCAAACCCCCTTTTCTTCGCAAGAGCTGTTTAAGTCAAAAGCCTTGATGTTTTTCTCTCAAGTTACAAAAACCAGAATATAGGTCAAAATCCTAACAGAACCCTTCTTATGACCGCTTCTTGAAAGGTGATAGTGACCCTTACCGTGACTGATACGATGGTATATGGTCTTAACATTActagaaatccaaaacaaaatcctTAATAAAGGCAAAACCTTGACATCTCACCTAGTAACTTCTTCCAATCTCACCTTGATCAACTAGATCTggaacaacataaaaaataataaaattcagatCCCAAGATATCAACTTTTTCCACAatacattaaagaaaaaaaaaaccccactcAAGTAAACCCTCTCATTTATCACACATTCCATTCAAACACTAAAAAAGTACCAATCTTTAGTGCAGTATGCTAAAACCCTAGAGTAACCCATCAGCTAAACCcccaaaaaacacaaacaagatcaaaatttaaaaccagCCCATTGTTTTATACCTGAAAGAAAGACACCCCAAAATCAGATCCTAAAAAAATCCCATAACCAACTACACATACTCGTGTTAAAACATATAAAGAGGGTTTGGTCTCGTGGTTAGAGAGAGATTGAGACAGTTGGAGCAGGGGGGGTTTCGAGCTCTTCAAGACAAGATAGAGCGCCTCTTTCTCTCTGTCTCTATCTCTATCTGCTGTTCGCTTTTATTTAGATcacctttatttaaaaaaaaaacatatttttataaaaaacaaaaattttatttttatttaaaaaaatttaaaaaaattattttgattttatagtataaaagatgaattttaaaaaatattttagaaggTAATTTGCAAGTCAAACAAATTCTTAAGAGTAATTTGTTATCATAgtagtgattt belongs to Populus nigra chromosome 18, ddPopNigr1.1, whole genome shotgun sequence and includes:
- the LOC133678601 gene encoding calcium-dependent protein kinase 26-like is translated as MAVGKSNSSHEPLKQPCNCYRVSSLIESILDTDQTSNLKDRYVLGEQLGWGQFGVIRVCTDKLTGEVLACKSISKDRLVTSDDARSVKLEIEIMTRLSGHDNVVDLKAVYEDENYVHLVMELCAGGELFQQLEKHGRFSEAEARDLFKHLMQVVQYCHENGVVHRDLKPENILLASKSSSSPIKLADFGLATYVKPGQSLRGTVGSPFYIAPEVLAGGYNQAADVWSAGVILYILLSGMPPFWGKTKSRIFDAVRAADLRFPSNPWDHITQSAKELVRGMLCTDPSQRFTAQHVLDNSWMKYDGPYPEEPSQREKQSCPEWGLGGGSFSTLMARDQDVSFGTGSPIFHDVQSSTFKCRSSFSSFLAEPSTPIFAHGGFSFNNGDDSNALEFMPPVSSMPSFAFSSAGPVIELGSSTLELSSNISRIDSVCGGNQLSEISLGKMLLLPEPSLCCRCEAREMENRTVEVKRAGAEIGSRALGIHGKRNRTIGLGECEQLDLMVTESVIRWASCTHLPTAPSLRSSLVC